The Glycine soja cultivar W05 chromosome 8, ASM419377v2, whole genome shotgun sequence genome has a window encoding:
- the LOC114421401 gene encoding ubiquinol oxidase 2, mitochondrial, which translates to MKLTALNSTVRRALLNGRNQNGNRLGSAALMPYAAAETRLLCAGGANGWFFYWKRTMVSPAEAKLPEKEKEKEKEKAKAEKSVVESSYWGISRPKVVREDGTEWPWNCFMPWESYRSNVSIDLTKHHVPKNVLDKVAYRTVKLLRIPTDLFFKRRYGCRAMMLETVAAVPGMVGGMLLHLRSLRKFQQSGGWIKALLEEAENERMHLMTMVELVKPKWYERLLVLAVQGVFFNAFFVLYILSPKVAHRIVGYLEEEAIHSYTEYLKDLESGAIENVPAPAIAIDYWRLPKDARLKDVITVIRADEAHHRDVNHFASDIHFQGKELREAPAPIGYH; encoded by the exons ATGAAGCTCACTGCACTGAATTCTACTGTTCGCCGCGCTCTGCTCAATGGCCGGAACCAAAACGGTAACCGCCTCGGTTCAGCGGCGCTGATGCCGTATGCGGCGGCGGAAACGAGGCTCCTCTGCGCCGGAGGCGCGAACGGATGGTTCTTCTACTGGAAGAGGACGATGGTTTCGCCGGCGGAGGCGAAGCTGccggagaaggagaaggagaaggagaaggagaaggcCAAGGCCGAGAAGAGCGTGGTGGAGTCCAGTTATTGGGGGATTTCGAGGCCGAAGGTTGTGAGAGAGGACGGAACGGAGTGGCCTTGGAACTGCTTCATG CCGTGGGAGAGTTATCGTTCAAACGTGTCCATAGATCTTACTAAGCATCATGTGCCAAAGAATGTTCTGGATAAAGTTGCTTACAGGACAGTGAAGCTCCTGAGAATTCCAACAGATTTGTTTTTTAAG AGACGGTATGGTTGCCGTGCAATGATGCTGGAAACAGTTGCAGCTGTCCCTGGCATGGTAGGAGGGATGCTGTTGCACCTCAGGTCACTCCGTAAGTTTCAGCAAAGTGGTGGTTGGATCAAAGCATTGCTGGAGGAAGCAGAGAATGAGAGAATGCACCTAATGACTATGGTGGAACTTGTGAAGCCTAAATGGTACGAAAGACTGCTGGTTCTTGCTGTACAGGGAGTTTTCTTCAATGCGTTTTTCGTGCTTTACATACTCTCCCCGAAGGTAGCTCATAGAATAGTTGGGTATCTTGAGGAGGAGGCTATACATTCTTACACTGAGTACTTGAAGGATCTTGAAAGTGGTGCAATTGAAAATGTTCCTGCCCCTGCCATTGCAATAGACTATTGGAGGCTTCCCAAGGATGCCAGATTGAAAGATGTTATAACAGTCATTCGTGCTGATGAGGCTCACCATCGAGATGTGAACCATTTTGCTTCT GATATCCACTTTCAAGGTAAAGAACTACGGGAAGCACCGGCTCCTATTGGTTATCACTAG
- the LOC114421402 gene encoding alternative oxidase 3, mitochondrial, whose amino-acid sequence MKNVLVRSAARALLGGGGRSYYRQLSTAAIVEQRHQHGGGAFGSFHLRRMSTLPEVKDQHSEEKKNEVNDTSNAVVTSYWGITRPKVRREDGTEWPWNCFMPWDSYHSDLSIDVTKHHTPKSLTDKVAFRAVKFLRVLSDIYFKERYGCHAMMLETIAAVPGMVGGMLLHLKSLRKFQHSGGWIKALLEEAENERMHLMTMVELVKPSWHERLLIFTAQGVFFNAFFVFYLLSPKAAHRFVGYLEEEAVISYTQHLNAIESGKVENVPAPAIAIDYWRLPKDATLKDVVTVIRADEAHHRDVNHFASDIHHQGKELKEAPAPIGYH is encoded by the exons ATGAAGAATGTTTTAGTAAGGTCAGCTGCGCGAGCTCTGCTTGGCGGCGGTGGGCGGAGCTACTACCGCCAGCTCTCAACGGCGGCGATCGTGGAACAGAGACACCAGCACGGTGGCGGCGCGTTTGGAAGCTTCCACTTGCGGAGGATGTCCACTCTTCCAGAGGTAAAGGATCAGCATTCAGAGGAGAAAAAGAACGAGGTCAACGACACCAGTAACGCCGTCGTTACGAGTTACTGGGGAATCACAAGGCCCAAGGTTCGTAGGGAGGACGGGACAGAGTGGCCGTGGAACTGCTTCATG CCATGGGATAGTTACCACTCTGATCTGTCAATAGACGTGACCAAGCATCATACACCAAAGTCATTAACGGACAAGGTTGCTTTTAGGGCTGTCAAGTTTCTAAGGGTTCTCTCTGATATCTACTTCAAG gaaCGGTATGGGTGCCATGCTATGATGCTGGAAACAATAGCAGCAGTTCCAGGAATGGTGGGAGGGATGCTGCTGCACTTAAAGTCTCTGAGGAAGTTCCAGCACAGTGGTGGATGGATCAAGGCACTGCTCGAGGAAGCGGAGAATGAGAGGATGCACCTGATGACCATGGTGGAGCTTGTGAAGCCCAGCTGGCACGAGAGGCTGTTGATTTTCACCGCGCAGGGTGTTTTCTTCAACGCCTTCTTCGTGTTCTACCTCCTCTCGCCAAAGGCGGCACATAGATTTGTTGGTTACTTGGAGGAAGAAGCTGTGATTTCATACACTCAGCATTTGAATGCCATTGAGAGTGGTAAAGTTGAAAATGTCCCTGCCCCTGCCATTGCTATTGACTACTGGAGGCTTCCCAAGGATGCAACTCTCAAGGATGTTGTCACTGTGATTCGCGCTGATGAGGCTCATCACAGGGATGTTAACCACTTTGCTTCT GATATTCATCATCAAGGGAAGGAATTAAAAGAGGCTCCAGCTCCTATTGGTTATCACTGA